One genomic window of Vibrio ziniensis includes the following:
- the rnr gene encoding ribonuclease R, translated as MSDSTHIDPFADREADNYENPIPSREFIIEFLTQANVPMNRNDLFEALNLTGEDQYEGLRRRLRAMERDGQLVFTRRQCYALPEKLELIKGYVIGHKDGYGWVRPDGNTNKDNDILLPNHQMRTIIHGDYVLVQPTGTDKRGRKEGRLVRVLEERKTQIVGRFFFEHGYSYVVPDDSRIHQDILIPNEQRSGARMGNVVVIEITDRGSRNRGMMGNVVEVLGENMAPGMETQIAIRTHQIPHVWPDDVEKQVSGLGEEVPEEAKQGRVDLRALPLVTIDGEDARDFDDAVFCEAKKGGGWRLWVAIADVSYYVRPDTALDKEAINRGNSVYFPSQVVPMLPEVLSNGLCSLNPQVDRLCMVCEMTISESGKLSGYKHYEAVMNSHARLTYTKVHEILEGDEELRERYSDLVPHLEELHKMYQVLKVAREQRGAIEFETVETKFIFTPERKIESIEPLIRNDAHKLIEECMIMANIASASLVEKAKEPALYRIHETPGEERLMGFRDFLGELGLELSGGLEPSPTDYAHLMQQIGDRPDKELIQTMLLRSMKQAIYSPDNAGHFGLALKRYAHFTSPIRRYPDLLLHRAIKYLIAKHEGRNQDRWTPTGGYHYSFDDMNYYGEQCSMTERRADDATREVSDWLKCEYMQDHVGEELEGVIANVTGFGFFVRLADLHIDGLVHISTLANDYYRFDPIGQRLIGESFGNTYRLGDSVKVKVLSVNLDDRQIDFEIVETSRKLRGAGKTAKKRATESKAKAKGKKAAANLGSKAVPLIEPTKRPEDDSGKQKDKTSKSAKARKQKARAQAGKARAKKNK; from the coding sequence ATGTCTGATTCGACCCATATTGATCCGTTTGCGGATCGTGAAGCCGATAATTACGAAAATCCGATTCCAAGCCGTGAGTTCATCATCGAGTTTTTGACTCAAGCGAACGTGCCAATGAATCGTAATGATTTGTTTGAAGCATTAAATCTCACCGGTGAAGATCAGTATGAAGGTCTGCGTCGTCGCCTTCGCGCAATGGAGCGAGATGGGCAGTTAGTCTTTACTCGTCGCCAATGTTACGCATTGCCAGAAAAACTCGAATTAATTAAAGGCTATGTGATCGGTCATAAAGATGGATATGGCTGGGTTCGCCCGGATGGTAATACCAATAAAGACAACGATATTCTTTTACCTAATCATCAGATGAGAACCATCATTCATGGTGATTACGTCTTAGTGCAACCAACGGGAACGGATAAGCGCGGTAGAAAAGAGGGGCGTTTAGTTCGTGTATTAGAAGAGCGTAAAACTCAAATTGTCGGTCGTTTTTTCTTTGAACATGGTTACTCATATGTCGTACCTGATGATTCAAGAATCCACCAAGATATTTTAATTCCTAATGAGCAGCGTAGTGGTGCTCGTATGGGGAACGTGGTGGTGATTGAAATTACAGACCGAGGTTCTCGCAACCGAGGCATGATGGGTAATGTCGTGGAAGTGCTGGGCGAGAATATGGCGCCGGGGATGGAAACGCAAATTGCTATTCGTACCCACCAGATCCCTCACGTATGGCCAGACGACGTTGAAAAACAGGTGTCAGGCTTAGGGGAAGAAGTTCCGGAAGAAGCCAAGCAAGGCCGAGTCGATTTGCGTGCTTTGCCATTGGTTACCATCGATGGTGAAGATGCTCGTGACTTTGATGATGCCGTATTCTGTGAAGCTAAAAAAGGTGGTGGTTGGCGTCTCTGGGTTGCGATTGCCGATGTGAGCTACTACGTTCGCCCAGATACTGCTTTAGATAAAGAAGCGATTAACCGTGGTAACTCGGTATACTTCCCATCTCAAGTAGTTCCAATGCTGCCAGAAGTACTTTCAAATGGTTTATGTTCACTCAATCCACAAGTGGATCGCCTGTGCATGGTGTGTGAAATGACCATTTCAGAAAGTGGTAAGTTGTCGGGATATAAACATTATGAAGCGGTGATGAACTCACACGCTCGCTTAACCTACACCAAAGTTCACGAAATCTTGGAAGGTGATGAAGAGTTACGTGAACGCTATAGCGATTTAGTTCCTCATCTTGAAGAGCTGCATAAGATGTATCAAGTTCTGAAAGTGGCGCGTGAACAGCGTGGCGCGATTGAATTTGAAACGGTTGAAACCAAGTTCATTTTCACTCCTGAGCGTAAGATTGAAAGCATTGAGCCACTGATTCGTAATGATGCACATAAGCTTATCGAAGAGTGCATGATCATGGCGAACATTGCGTCAGCATCACTTGTTGAAAAAGCAAAAGAGCCAGCTCTATACCGTATTCACGAAACTCCGGGTGAAGAGCGTTTGATGGGTTTCAGAGATTTCCTTGGTGAATTGGGCTTAGAGTTATCGGGCGGATTAGAGCCATCTCCTACTGACTATGCTCATCTCATGCAGCAAATTGGCGATCGCCCAGATAAAGAGTTGATTCAAACTATGCTGCTACGCTCAATGAAGCAGGCAATATACAGCCCAGACAACGCTGGGCACTTTGGTTTGGCATTGAAGCGCTATGCTCACTTCACGTCGCCTATCCGTCGTTATCCAGACTTATTGCTTCATCGTGCGATTAAGTATCTGATTGCAAAACATGAAGGTCGTAACCAAGATCGTTGGACGCCAACAGGTGGTTACCACTATTCATTTGACGATATGAACTACTATGGTGAGCAGTGTTCAATGACGGAACGCCGCGCCGATGATGCAACTCGTGAAGTGTCAGATTGGCTCAAGTGTGAATACATGCAAGACCATGTCGGCGAAGAGCTAGAAGGTGTTATTGCTAACGTCACGGGTTTTGGTTTCTTTGTACGTTTGGCTGATCTCCATATTGATGGTTTGGTGCATATTTCTACGTTAGCTAATGACTACTATCGATTTGATCCGATAGGTCAAAGACTTATCGGCGAGTCGTTTGGTAATACCTACCGTCTTGGTGATTCAGTCAAAGTGAAAGTGCTGTCAGTCAACCTTGATGATAGACAAATTGACTTTGAAATCGTTGAAACAAGTCGTAAGCTACGCGGCGCTGGTAAGACTGCTAAGAAACGAGCGACAGAATCGAAAGCAAAAGCCAAAGGCAAAAAAGCGGCTGCAAATCTTGGTAGTAAAGCTGTACCCTTGATTGAACCAACTAAACGTCCAGAAGACGATAGTGGTAAGCAAAAAGACAAAACGAGTAAATCCGCTAAGGCTCGTAAACAGAAAGCTCGAGCTCAAGCTGGTAAAGCTAGAGCGAAAAAGAACAAATAG
- the rlmB gene encoding 23S rRNA (guanosine(2251)-2'-O)-methyltransferase RlmB, with protein MSNELIYGIHAVKAVLERDPARFVEAYVLKGRQDDRLLPVLNELARLGVSIQEMNRKVLDDKAQGANHQGVIAKVKPARQLNEHDLELIVDQTEQPLFLVLDGVTDPHNLGACLRNADAAGVAAVIVPKDKSAPLTATVSKVACGAAETVPLVRVTNLARTMRAMQEKGVWFVGTAGEATHDIYQSKLVGPLAIVMGAEGDGMRRLTRETCDDLIKIPMAGSVSSLNVSVASGICLFEAVRQRIAAK; from the coding sequence ATGAGTAACGAATTAATTTATGGCATCCACGCAGTAAAAGCGGTGTTAGAGCGAGATCCTGCTCGCTTTGTGGAGGCTTATGTACTTAAAGGTCGTCAAGACGACCGACTACTACCTGTTCTCAATGAACTTGCACGCTTAGGCGTTTCAATTCAAGAAATGAACCGAAAAGTTCTTGATGACAAAGCACAAGGTGCTAATCACCAAGGTGTCATTGCTAAGGTAAAACCAGCAAGACAGCTTAACGAGCATGACTTAGAGTTGATTGTCGACCAAACAGAACAACCACTGTTTTTAGTACTAGATGGTGTAACTGACCCGCATAACTTAGGTGCGTGCTTGCGTAATGCAGATGCAGCTGGTGTGGCAGCGGTTATTGTCCCAAAGGACAAATCAGCGCCATTGACTGCTACAGTAAGCAAGGTAGCATGTGGTGCCGCAGAAACAGTACCGTTAGTTCGCGTGACTAACCTTGCTCGTACTATGCGTGCAATGCAAGAAAAGGGAGTGTGGTTTGTTGGCACTGCTGGTGAAGCAACTCATGATATCTACCAAAGCAAGCTTGTTGGGCCGTTGGCGATTGTGATGGGCGCAGAGGGTGACGGTATGCGCCGTCTAACTCGTGAAACATGTGATGACCTGATTAAGATTCCAATGGCTGGTTCAGTATCAAGTTTGAACGTATCGGTAGCTTCGGGCATCTGCCTATTTGAAGCGGTCCGCCAGCGTATTGCTGCTAAGTAA